One Branchiostoma floridae strain S238N-H82 chromosome 15, Bfl_VNyyK, whole genome shotgun sequence DNA window includes the following coding sequences:
- the LOC118431513 gene encoding protein sidekick-2-like: MGTPQTTVGNQTMYVLNGITAGSTYIIQVWGVTSAGAGEIETKTIVIQPIPNPPTSVDVINARRCACVTGDVTDKATATVTWDAPEGDNGDVMGYHIYYFRGETGGQRETVTTGGLTGQLENLEPDSKYTVTVAAYNSIFTGTESDPAIVYTPDGCPSPPTNLNAVKSSNTSAVSCTITWNAPAVTNGDLTNYKILYRWTWNQVPEYPSENEIESITSDTVMIDTMTMTKEVGPNKKLSVRVAASTCYEGEPSEELEFICINPATGRIFLSVHNAHWFIVK; the protein is encoded by the exons ATGGGAACCCCACAGACTACCGTCGGTAACCAGACAATGTATGTACTGAATGGCATAACAGCTGGCAGTACCTACATTATTCAAGTTTGGGGAGTGACATCCGCAGGGGCCGGTGAGATAGAAACGAAGACGATTGTGATTCAACCCA TCCCAAATCCACCAACAAGCGTCGACGTCATTAACGCTAGACGCTGTGCCTGCGTGACCGGCGACGTTACGGACAAAGCCACAGCGACAGTGACGTGGGATGCACCGGAAGGAGACAATGGTGACGTCATGGGATACCACATTTACTACTTCCGTGGCGAAACAGGTGGACAGCGGGAAACCGTAACGACCGGAGGCCTAACTGGACAACTCGAAAATCTTGAACCGGACTCAAAGTATACTGTGACG GTGGCCGCTTACAATTCAATTTTCACCGGGACCGAAAGTGACCCAGCAATAGTTTACACCCCTGATGGAT GCCCGAGTCCTCCAACAAATTTAAAtgctgtcaaatcttcaaatactTCCGCTGTCAGTTGCACCATTACATGGAATGCACCTGCTGTGACTAATGGGGATCTTACAAACTATAAg ATACTCTACCGATGGACATGGAACCAAGTTCCTGAATACCCCAGTGAGAATGAGATAGAAAGCATTACGAGTGACACAGTGATGATAGACACGATGACTATGACAAAGGAGGTAGGTCCGAACAAGAAGCTCAGCGTCAGAGTGGCCGCATCAACGTGTTACGAAGGCGAACCTTCAGAGGAGCTGGAATTCATCTGTATCAACCCTGCCACAGGtagaatatttctttctgtTCACAATGCACATTGGTTCATTGTAAAGTAG
- the LOC118431514 gene encoding fibrinogen C domain-containing protein 1-A-like — translation MRRKERVLPLVVTAWFGVIACVVGTTPPQDCADLFATGTRQSGTYTVGEPSPYQVYCDMSFLGGGWTVLQRRQDGSVDFAKTWEEYQQGFGDLGGEFWLGLDKIHALTAAKSNNILQIELEDFDGERRYARYNTFSVGNSSGNYVVSISGYTGDAGDSLTNNGRPNINGRMFSTDDRDNDGNSGDCASSYSQGGWWYPLNCGQSFLNGRYNCHLSSVSCDASQGVVWSSWGGTGYSLKKTTIMIRPADFTGSDTPKDCADLYEDGIIESGINAVSDPRIFVYCDMRNHGGGWTLLQRRQDGSVDFANNWAAYEQGFGNLDGEHWLGLSKQNQITGQKTYSLRVDLGDWENQFRYATYSSFSVGASGTDYQFAQMECSDRPALKRVSVYTETPPVTK, via the exons GCACAACCCCGCCGCAAGACTGTGCGGACCTGTTCGCCACCGGCACCCGACAGAGCGGCACCTACACAGTCGGCGAGCCCAGCCCGTACCAGGTCTACTGCGACATGAGCTTCCTCGGAGGCGGCTGGACAGTCCTTCAACGCCGCCAAGACGGATCCGTAGACTTCGCCAAGACTTGGGAGGAATATCAGCAAGGGTTCGGCGACCTGGGCGGAGAGTTTTGGCTAGGGCTGGACAAAATCCACGCGCTGACAGCGGCAAAGAGTAACAACATTCTTCAGATTGAGCTGGAGGACTTTGATGGAGAAAGGAGGTACGCGCGATACAACACGTTTTCAGTCGGGAATTCCAGTGGTAATTATGTGGTGTCCATTTCTGGATACACAGGAGATGCCGGGGACAGTTTAACCAACAATGGTCGACCTAACATCAACGGAAGAATGTTTTCTACAGATGATCGCGACAATGACGGAAACAGTGGTGATTGCGCGTCTTCCTACAGCCAAGGTGGTTGGTGGTACCCGCTAAATTGTGGACAGTCCTTTCTGAACGGAAGGTATAACTGCCACCTTAGTTCGGTCTCTTGTGACGCTTCACAAGGTGTTGTCTGGTCTAGTTGGGGAGGCACAGGGTACTCCCTGAAGAAAACAACTATCATGATCAGACCTGCTGATTTCACAG GGTCAGACACGCCAAAGGACTGTGCTGACCTGTACGAAGATGGGATCATAGAAAGCGGAATCAACGCCGTCAGCGATCCCCGAATCTTTGTGTACTGCGACATGAGGAACCACGGCGGCGGGTGGACCCTGCTACAGCGGCGACAGGACGGGTCCGTGGACTTCGCTAACAACTGGGCAGCCTACGAGCAGGGGTTTGGTAACCTCGATGGAGAACACTGGCTAGGACTGAGCAAACAGAACCAAATCACGGGACAGAAGACGTATAGCTTGCGTGTAGATTTGGGAGATTGGGAAAACCAATTTCGGTACGCAACGTACAGCAGCTTTAGTGTTGGGGCCAGTGGCACGGACTATCAG tttgCGCAGATGGAATGTTCGGACCGACCTGCTCTGAAACGTGTCAGTGTCTATACGGAAACGCCTCCTGTAACCAAGTGA